One part of the Desulfonema ishimotonii genome encodes these proteins:
- a CDS encoding ABC transporter ATP-binding protein, whose product MSSYEHLLEVERLQTRFETVDGIAQAVSDVSFHMDRGETLGLVGESGCGKSVTSLSIMGLIRWPPGKIVSGAIRFKGDDLLQLSPAEMRKVRGDRISMIFQEPMTSLNPVYTIGRQIAEMFRVHRQMGKKEAHDRAVEMLRRVQMPSPVKRAREYPHQLSGGMRQRAMIAMALACDPEILIADEPTTALDVTIQAQIIDLMLRLREDFGTATLMITHDLGVVAEMADRVVVMYAGRVVEAGQTRAVFKSPQHPYTRGLLRSVPRLGLRSETGRSRLKEVRGIVPNLYHLPEGCSFTPRCPEAMPVCKETLPRLTDQESGHQVRCHLYG is encoded by the coding sequence GTGAGCAGTTACGAACATTTACTTGAAGTCGAGCGGCTTCAGACCCGCTTTGAAACCGTGGACGGCATTGCACAGGCGGTCAGCGATGTCTCCTTTCACATGGACCGTGGCGAAACCCTGGGGCTGGTGGGGGAATCCGGGTGCGGCAAAAGCGTCACCTCCCTTTCCATCATGGGCCTGATCCGGTGGCCCCCCGGCAAAATTGTCAGCGGCGCGATCCGGTTCAAAGGTGATGATCTGCTGCAACTTTCCCCGGCGGAGATGCGGAAGGTCCGGGGCGACCGGATCTCCATGATCTTTCAGGAACCCATGACCTCGCTGAATCCGGTGTACACCATTGGCCGCCAGATTGCGGAGATGTTCCGGGTTCACCGGCAGATGGGGAAAAAAGAGGCCCACGACCGGGCCGTGGAGATGCTCCGCAGGGTTCAGATGCCGTCCCCGGTCAAACGCGCCCGAGAGTATCCCCACCAGCTTTCGGGCGGGATGCGGCAGCGGGCCATGATCGCCATGGCCCTGGCCTGTGACCCGGAAATCCTGATTGCGGACGAGCCGACCACGGCCCTGGATGTGACCATTCAGGCCCAGATCATCGACCTGATGCTCCGGCTCAGGGAGGATTTCGGCACGGCCACCCTGATGATCACCCACGATCTGGGCGTTGTGGCCGAGATGGCTGACCGGGTGGTGGTTATGTATGCGGGCCGGGTGGTGGAGGCCGGGCAGACCCGCGCCGTGTTCAAGTCGCCGCAGCACCCCTACACCCGCGGGCTGCTGCGTTCCGTGCCCCGGCTGGGGCTGCGCTCGGAAACGGGCCGCTCGCGCCTGAAGGAGGTGAGGGGGATTGTCCCGAACCTGTACCATCTGCCCGAAGGGTGCAGCTTTACCCCCCGGTGTCCCGAGGCCATGCCGGTCTGCAAAGAAACCCTGCCCCGCCTGACGGATCAGGAAAGCGGCCATCAGGTGCGGTGTCACCTGTACGGGTGA
- a CDS encoding ABC transporter ATP-binding protein, translating into MYTLDTLLKVEDLKVHFPVKKGLFSKTAGYVHAVDGVSLTLEKGETLGIVGESGCGKTTTGMAILRLEEPTGGRVLFQGQDVGQMTRTERLALRQEMQIIFQDPYSSLNPRMTLDRILGDPMRIHGLYDTPQEIRDRVDYLLEKVGLTPEQGVRYPHEFSGGQRQRIGIARALALNPQVIIGDEPVSALDVSIQAQIINLLLDLQDEFGLSYIIISHDLAVVEYLCDRIAVMYLGKIVETAPYRAIYTDPRHPYTQALLSAVPVPDPDVARTRTILGGDVPSPIHPPSGCRFHPRCPSRMEICDQAEPEMRETEDGHWVACHLYG; encoded by the coding sequence ATGTATACGTTGGATACGCTGCTGAAGGTGGAGGATCTGAAGGTTCATTTTCCGGTGAAAAAAGGGCTGTTTTCAAAAACTGCGGGATATGTTCACGCCGTGGACGGGGTGTCACTGACCCTGGAAAAAGGGGAGACCCTCGGCATTGTGGGGGAGAGCGGGTGCGGCAAGACCACCACAGGCATGGCGATTCTCCGGCTGGAGGAGCCGACCGGCGGCCGGGTTCTGTTTCAGGGGCAGGATGTGGGGCAGATGACGCGGACCGAACGGCTGGCCCTGCGCCAGGAGATGCAGATCATCTTTCAGGATCCGTATTCCTCCCTCAACCCCCGCATGACCCTGGACCGGATTCTGGGCGACCCCATGCGGATTCACGGCCTGTACGATACCCCGCAGGAGATCCGGGACCGGGTCGATTATCTGCTGGAAAAGGTGGGGCTGACCCCGGAGCAGGGGGTGCGCTATCCCCATGAGTTCAGCGGCGGCCAGCGCCAGCGGATCGGCATTGCGCGGGCTTTGGCGCTCAATCCCCAGGTGATTATCGGCGATGAGCCGGTGTCGGCCCTGGATGTGTCGATTCAGGCCCAGATCATCAACCTGCTGCTGGACCTTCAGGACGAGTTCGGCCTTTCCTATATCATCATTTCCCACGATCTGGCGGTGGTGGAGTACCTGTGCGACCGGATCGCGGTGATGTATCTGGGGAAGATCGTGGAGACGGCCCCGTACCGCGCCATTTATACCGATCCCCGGCATCCCTACACCCAGGCCCTGCTCTCGGCCGTGCCGGTCCCGGACCCGGATGTGGCCCGGACCCGGACCATTCTGGGCGGCGACGTGCCCAGCCCGATCCACCCGCCATCCGGGTGCCGGTTTCACCCTCGCTGCCCCTCCCGCATGGAGATCTGCGATCAGGCCGAGCCGGAAATGCGGGAAACGGAGGACGGGCATTGGGTGGCGTGTCATTTGTATGGGTGA
- a CDS encoding IS630 family transposase encodes MRKKRSLNIRTHIFMPEETETLKRYRDGQKDYRLKLRFIALLLIAGNTGTEIVAAAVGKDIRTVETWYGKYLTHGPDALNSFQYQPKRCFLSDDQLADMIAWVKKELPSDTKVICHYIREQTGIAYCQSAVAKLLKKNGLRRLRPKLIPGKPPSEKEQTDFIEKYEKLRKSAADPESGRVVIFCDAMHFVHQTVPATCWGDPSERPVLKANSGRQRLNIMGGYDPVTCKLIHETDEKNCDSEKAIIFFKKLLRTYPKASMIKVFADNATYFHARNTQEWLEKNPRISLYFLPAYAPNLNLIERLWRFAKGKLIRNTYYEKYKTFRCHVFRLLNNIHNYESELSSLMVEKFQIIRQ; translated from the coding sequence ATGAGGAAAAAACGCTCTCTGAATATCAGAACCCATATTTTCATGCCGGAAGAAACCGAAACCCTGAAAAGGTACCGTGACGGCCAGAAGGATTACCGCCTGAAACTCCGCTTCATAGCGCTTCTGCTGATCGCCGGCAATACCGGAACCGAAATTGTGGCCGCGGCAGTCGGAAAAGATATCAGAACCGTGGAAACATGGTACGGAAAATATCTTACGCATGGTCCCGATGCCCTGAATTCCTTTCAGTACCAACCGAAACGGTGCTTTCTGTCAGATGATCAGCTCGCAGACATGATCGCATGGGTGAAAAAAGAACTCCCTTCCGATACGAAAGTCATCTGTCATTATATAAGGGAACAGACCGGGATTGCCTACTGCCAAAGCGCGGTTGCGAAGCTCCTTAAAAAAAACGGACTGAGACGACTCCGTCCGAAGCTGATTCCGGGAAAACCTCCGTCCGAAAAAGAACAAACCGATTTTATTGAAAAATATGAGAAACTCCGCAAATCCGCCGCCGATCCGGAGTCCGGCAGAGTCGTCATTTTCTGCGATGCCATGCACTTCGTTCATCAGACCGTGCCCGCGACATGTTGGGGAGATCCGTCCGAACGACCTGTTTTAAAAGCAAATTCCGGGCGTCAGCGCCTGAATATCATGGGCGGATATGATCCCGTGACCTGTAAGCTGATACATGAGACCGACGAAAAAAACTGTGACTCCGAAAAAGCGATCATTTTTTTCAAAAAACTGCTCAGAACCTATCCGAAAGCCAGTATGATAAAGGTTTTTGCTGATAATGCCACTTATTTTCATGCCCGGAACACACAGGAATGGCTTGAAAAAAATCCCCGGATCAGTTTGTATTTTCTCCCGGCCTATGCTCCGAACCTGAATCTGATCGAACGCCTTTGGCGTTTTGCAAAAGGGAAACTGATCAGAAACACATATTATGAGAAATACAAGACGTTCCGGTGTCATGTTTTTCGTCTTCTGAATAATATACATAATTATGAAAGTGAGTTATCATCTCTTATGGTAGAAAAATTTCAGATAATTCGCCAATAA
- a CDS encoding ATP-binding protein codes for MLENFRGYETMTKIDIDDFTVFIGKNDAGKSTILEALDIFFGNCNPDPDDSSVSDPNKCVKIGCIFKDLPQEIIIDSSNPTSFSKEFLLNKNGFLEIHKLYKCSISKPKCSEAYVIANHPTAPPCADLLQQTITKLKKIAKDVGVDMSTVDQTKKADLRNVIREAVGDLEIRQSSIPLLKKVDGQSLWDCISKYFPVFALFKSDRPSTDQDSEAQDPMKIAIKSAIQQQQEQLQDVTNMINAQVQQVAEKTVEKVREFSEDLANVLTPKVINKNWDTLFNVRLTGDDEIPINKRGSGVRRLILLSFFRAKAEQDAEINNENGIIYAIEEPETSQHPKNQKILIESFLDIVENQGCQILLTTHTPVLVRNIDQKYLRYITSNENGPIVVSCDESNSSEISRNLGVLPDHSVKLFLGVEGRNDINFFKLISKKLHDDDPEIPDLDKAEEDGQLVFIPMGGSSLDLWVSRINGLDRPQFYLMDRDNEPPLEAKYQSQYEKFVREGHTAWITERRELENYINPNIISGAYENYEGRGEPFEDVPLLLAKAIHESSESSNSWEDIVNDSAKLKKKESKAKKILNKNLVSRMTRELLEAHDPDQELIGWLQELGSVLRQ; via the coding sequence ATACTTGAAAATTTCCGTGGATACGAAACGATGACTAAAATTGATATTGACGATTTCACAGTATTCATTGGTAAAAATGATGCTGGCAAATCAACTATCCTTGAGGCACTTGATATTTTTTTTGGTAATTGCAATCCTGACCCTGATGATAGTTCTGTATCTGATCCAAATAAATGTGTAAAAATTGGTTGCATATTTAAAGATTTGCCTCAAGAAATTATTATCGACTCTTCTAATCCAACATCCTTTTCCAAAGAATTCTTGCTTAATAAAAATGGTTTTTTAGAAATTCATAAACTATATAAGTGTTCTATTTCAAAGCCAAAATGCAGCGAAGCATATGTAATTGCCAACCATCCCACTGCCCCACCATGCGCCGACTTACTCCAGCAAACTATAACTAAGCTTAAAAAAATTGCCAAGGATGTTGGTGTTGATATGAGTACAGTTGATCAAACAAAAAAAGCAGATTTGAGGAATGTTATTCGTGAAGCAGTAGGAGACCTTGAAATAAGACAATCGAGTATACCACTTTTAAAAAAGGTAGATGGCCAAAGCCTTTGGGATTGTATTTCTAAGTACTTCCCAGTCTTCGCACTTTTTAAGTCTGACAGACCTAGTACTGATCAGGATTCTGAAGCTCAAGATCCTATGAAAATTGCAATAAAATCAGCTATACAACAACAGCAGGAGCAATTACAAGATGTTACTAATATGATTAATGCTCAGGTTCAGCAGGTAGCAGAAAAAACCGTTGAAAAAGTTCGAGAATTTTCTGAAGATTTAGCAAATGTGCTTACTCCAAAAGTTATTAACAAAAATTGGGATACACTTTTTAATGTTCGTCTCACAGGAGATGATGAGATACCTATTAATAAGCGCGGTAGCGGTGTTCGCAGGCTAATCTTACTCAGTTTTTTTCGTGCTAAAGCAGAACAAGATGCAGAAATAAATAACGAAAATGGAATAATTTATGCTATAGAAGAACCCGAAACGAGTCAGCATCCCAAAAATCAAAAAATTCTTATAGAATCGTTTCTTGATATTGTAGAAAATCAAGGCTGTCAAATTTTATTAACAACTCATACTCCTGTATTAGTTAGGAATATTGATCAGAAATATCTTCGATATATTACATCAAATGAAAATGGGCCGATTGTAGTGTCCTGCGATGAATCAAATTCATCTGAAATTTCCCGGAATTTAGGAGTATTGCCAGATCATTCAGTCAAATTGTTTTTGGGTGTTGAAGGGCGTAATGATATTAATTTTTTTAAATTAATATCTAAAAAATTACACGATGATGATCCAGAGATTCCAGATTTAGACAAAGCAGAAGAAGACGGACAGCTTGTATTCATTCCTATGGGAGGAAGTAGTTTGGATCTTTGGGTTTCAAGAATTAACGGATTGGATAGACCTCAATTTTATCTGATGGACAGAGATAACGAGCCACCGCTTGAAGCGAAATATCAGTCACAATATGAAAAATTTGTCCGTGAAGGACATACTGCTTGGATAACGGAAAGACGTGAACTTGAAAATTATATCAATCCGAATATCATATCAGGGGCTTATGAAAATTATGAGGGCCGTGGAGAGCCTTTTGAAGATGTTCCTTTGTTGCTTGCTAAAGCGATACATGAAAGCAGTGAAAGTTCAAATTCATGGGAAGATATTGTTAATGACTCTGCCAAATTGAAAAAAAAGGAAAGTAAGGCCAAAAAGATACTAAATAAAAATCTTGTTTCCCGGATGACGAGAGAATTACTTGAGGCGCATGATCCTGATCAAGAATTAATCGGCTGGCTTCAAGAGCTTGGATCTGTTTTGAGACAATAG
- a CDS encoding type I restriction enzyme HsdR N-terminal domain-containing protein: MWTKCTNDECAAQFEVSNDKFGQIVTCEKCGNKFRATFSIDPSKSENTGTQTRKKSGSTISTMCPNLECGQKYKVKADMIGSVARCKKCNTVFNIEEYVETEREITLEIEDKVIDAPQEEGNKKRQTAKEVMAKKMERISNEVDLIIPLLMDSLEKKENESDTRLLIDSMLQNILGYDIADIKTEQKIEGKRADYVLSVKGKDCIVIEAKRTGMNLREKQIFQAAAYGAFSGIKWVLLTNALVWQLYRISTGEKIEHNLIFTIDLLDGLDNEEAEYFYLISKDGMSRKNLLDNLWQKIRALSEDNIVDAILSDGVITKIRTALIKQTGYKKIDNNDLRQHIEEKIFQLS, encoded by the coding sequence ATGTGGACCAAATGCACAAATGATGAATGCGCTGCGCAATTCGAGGTTTCAAACGATAAATTCGGTCAGATAGTGACTTGTGAGAAATGCGGCAACAAATTCAGAGCCACTTTCAGCATTGACCCCTCAAAATCAGAAAATACCGGAACGCAGACAAGAAAAAAATCAGGCAGCACGATCAGCACAATGTGCCCAAACCTCGAATGCGGGCAAAAATACAAAGTAAAAGCGGATATGATCGGGTCCGTGGCCCGGTGTAAAAAATGCAACACCGTATTCAATATCGAAGAATATGTTGAAACCGAGAGAGAAATAACCCTTGAAATTGAAGATAAGGTTATAGACGCACCCCAGGAAGAGGGAAATAAGAAAAGACAGACTGCCAAAGAAGTGATGGCCAAAAAAATGGAAAGAATCAGCAACGAGGTCGATCTGATTATTCCTCTGCTGATGGACTCCCTTGAAAAGAAAGAAAATGAAAGTGATACCCGGTTGTTAATAGATTCAATGCTTCAGAATATTCTGGGATATGACATTGCCGATATCAAGACCGAGCAGAAAATCGAGGGGAAGCGTGCGGATTACGTTTTATCTGTGAAAGGAAAGGATTGCATTGTAATAGAAGCCAAGCGGACAGGGATGAACCTGCGGGAAAAACAGATTTTTCAGGCGGCCGCCTATGGCGCGTTTTCAGGCATTAAATGGGTTCTCCTTACCAATGCCCTCGTATGGCAACTATACCGGATTTCAACCGGTGAAAAAATTGAGCATAACCTGATTTTCACAATAGATTTACTTGACGGTCTGGATAATGAGGAGGCTGAATATTTTTATCTGATATCAAAAGACGGCATGTCCAGAAAGAATTTACTGGACAACTTATGGCAAAAAATCAGGGCATTAAGCGAAGATAATATTGTGGATGCTATCCTCAGCGATGGTGTTATAACGAAAATCAGAACCGCTTTAATCAAACAAACCGGATATAAGAAAATAGATAATAATGATCTCCGGCAACATATTGAAGAGAAAATATTCCAGTTGTCTTAA
- a CDS encoding SUMF1/EgtB/PvdO family nonheme iron enzyme: protein MDMKAKRKVVCPKCKQGYSVDESGIPDGGANARCRVCGKRFFIKKNTAVTRKKSYAVKDSPVGIVGDEATVKGDIQHGDRTDIDSGDDAAVAKDQAMAVINKNRIDTVNIYAPPLKDNMNLDEEIRAYCEKAESLHETIPLTGFKTRLRVPIRIEDIYVPLRAMMDMRCTGHMCFGDSEAADAHLRECGKGREIALPEAFHMTEKIGRKGIVILGDPGSGKTTHLKRLLLWCLRGGLKKLGLPEDMIPVFLPLRELKDLSGGLDDFIQSQLNHRHLKTPDGFGERMLKRGNLLLLLDGLDEVSETDHRAKVSRWIEEALPLYPDCRFVVTCRFAGYTDRVQLNAHFLEMHVRPLDKTEAERFVHNWYKIVETGLSSDSKQAESIAEKEADKLIRRLRRPEFRARRVFELTRNPLLLTNLCLVHRDRGNLPRNRARLYEECTDVLLELWRDAIGYQSRFNAQTGRRVLQPAALWLHQEEERTRATAAELGPVIAPALKAVGWKHGTPEDFLKAVRDESGLLTGWDQENYGFMHLGFQEYLAAREIRIRAYKDAGVLRELAGHFGESWWQEVTLILLALEEPSHFESFMAELVKLPAFAENAGLVEMCLDDAAETSAEPFIELVRQSPGDDRELWKRQMAALRIVGRLDESAVKPFEAVLADHPFDEIRRWAKARSDQKDRDTIYAERGGYELVRIPAGSFMMGSTEFEAEQPVHEVHLSEFYMGRYPVTNEEYGRFMAENEDAPEPKYWGDRRFNQPRQPVVGVSWYDAVKYAQWAGLRLPTEAQWEYACRAGTATRYYTGDTEAGLDRIGWYGLNSGGILHPVGEKEPNAFGLYDMHGNVYEWCQDWYGNYPADTVTDPVGPENGSNRVGRGGSWSYDAWCCRSAYRRFDSPDSRLIYYGFRLALSPGQQVR from the coding sequence ATGGATATGAAAGCTAAGAGAAAGGTCGTCTGTCCGAAATGTAAACAGGGCTATTCTGTAGATGAATCAGGTATACCCGATGGCGGAGCCAATGCCCGATGCCGGGTATGTGGCAAACGATTTTTTATAAAAAAAAACACGGCTGTTACCCGGAAGAAATCATATGCTGTAAAAGACAGCCCGGTCGGAATTGTCGGGGATGAGGCCACGGTCAAAGGCGATATACAGCACGGGGACCGTACTGATATTGACAGCGGCGACGACGCGGCTGTTGCCAAAGATCAGGCAATGGCGGTTATTAATAAAAATCGGATAGATACCGTCAATATATACGCCCCTCCCCTGAAAGACAATATGAACCTGGATGAGGAAATCCGGGCGTATTGTGAAAAAGCGGAATCCCTGCATGAAACCATTCCCCTGACCGGTTTTAAGACCCGGCTGCGGGTTCCCATCCGCATTGAAGACATTTATGTTCCCCTGAGAGCGATGATGGATATGCGCTGCACCGGACATATGTGTTTCGGTGATTCGGAAGCTGCGGATGCGCATCTGCGGGAATGCGGTAAGGGCCGCGAGATCGCCCTGCCGGAAGCCTTTCACATGACGGAAAAAATCGGGCGTAAGGGGATTGTCATTCTGGGCGATCCGGGTTCGGGCAAGACCACGCATCTCAAGCGCCTTTTGCTGTGGTGTCTTCGCGGCGGCTTGAAAAAACTGGGTCTGCCCGAAGATATGATCCCGGTCTTTCTGCCGCTGAGGGAACTGAAAGACCTTTCCGGCGGGCTGGACGATTTTATACAGAGCCAGTTGAACCACCGCCATCTGAAAACGCCGGACGGGTTCGGGGAGCGGATGCTGAAGCGGGGGAACCTGCTGCTTCTGCTGGACGGACTGGACGAAGTTTCGGAGACAGATCACCGGGCAAAGGTGTCCCGGTGGATTGAGGAGGCCCTTCCCCTGTACCCGGATTGCCGCTTTGTTGTCACCTGCCGCTTTGCTGGTTACACCGACCGGGTTCAGTTGAATGCCCATTTCCTTGAAATGCATGTGCGGCCCCTTGATAAAACAGAGGCGGAGCGCTTTGTTCATAACTGGTATAAAATTGTCGAAACCGGCCTTTCATCCGATTCGAAGCAGGCCGAAAGCATCGCCGAAAAAGAGGCGGACAAACTGATCCGGCGGCTTCGTCGGCCCGAATTCCGTGCCAGAAGGGTATTTGAACTGACCCGGAACCCATTGTTGCTGACCAATCTCTGTCTGGTTCACCGTGACCGGGGGAATCTGCCGAGGAACAGGGCCAGACTGTATGAGGAATGCACGGATGTGCTGCTGGAACTCTGGCGGGACGCCATCGGGTATCAGTCCCGGTTCAATGCCCAGACCGGGCGGCGGGTGCTTCAGCCTGCGGCCCTGTGGCTTCATCAGGAAGAGGAGCGGACAAGGGCCACGGCCGCCGAACTGGGGCCGGTGATTGCGCCCGCGCTGAAGGCCGTGGGGTGGAAGCATGGCACGCCGGAGGATTTTCTGAAGGCGGTGCGGGATGAGAGCGGTTTGCTGACCGGGTGGGATCAGGAAAATTACGGGTTCATGCACCTGGGGTTTCAGGAATATCTGGCCGCGCGGGAAATCCGAATCCGGGCTTATAAAGACGCCGGTGTGTTGCGCGAACTGGCCGGGCATTTCGGGGAAAGCTGGTGGCAGGAGGTGACGCTGATTCTGCTTGCCCTTGAGGAGCCGTCCCATTTTGAATCCTTCATGGCCGAACTGGTGAAGCTGCCCGCGTTTGCGGAAAATGCCGGGCTGGTGGAGATGTGTCTGGATGACGCGGCGGAAACATCGGCTGAACCGTTCATTGAGCTTGTCCGGCAATCCCCCGGTGATGATCGGGAATTGTGGAAGCGGCAAATGGCGGCGCTGCGGATTGTTGGAAGGCTGGATGAATCCGCTGTCAAACCTTTTGAAGCAGTACTTGCGGACCATCCCTTTGATGAAATACGCCGGTGGGCAAAGGCGCGTTCGGATCAGAAAGACCGGGATACGATTTATGCAGAACGGGGCGGGTATGAACTGGTAAGGATTCCGGCAGGCTCGTTTATGATGGGTTCAACGGAATTTGAAGCCGAACAACCGGTGCATGAGGTTCATTTGTCAGAGTTTTATATGGGCCGGTATCCGGTGACCAATGAGGAATACGGACGGTTTATGGCGGAAAATGAGGATGCGCCCGAACCGAAGTATTGGGGAGATCGGCGATTTAATCAGCCCCGGCAGCCGGTCGTCGGGGTAAGCTGGTATGATGCGGTGAAATATGCACAGTGGGCCGGTCTGCGATTGCCCACGGAAGCCCAGTGGGAATATGCGTGCCGGGCCGGAACCGCTACCCGATATTATACCGGTGATACGGAAGCAGGCCTTGACCGAATCGGATGGTACGGTCTTAATTCTGGGGGGATACTTCACCCGGTGGGAGAAAAGGAACCCAATGCGTTCGGCCTGTATGATATGCATGGCAATGTTTATGAATGGTGTCAGGATTGGTACGGAAATTACCCTGCTGATACTGTTACCGATCCTGTTGGCCCTGAAAATGGCTCGAACCGTGTCGGACGTGGCGGCAGTTGGAGCTACGACGCGTGGTGCTGCCGGTCGGCCTACCGGCGCTTCGACTCGCCCGACTCCCGGCTCATCTACTACGGGTTCCGGCTGGCCCTCTCCCCAGGTCAGCAGGTTCGGTAA
- a CDS encoding transposase, whose translation MSHISPEIETELYKYVAAICKSLECPALIIGGTENHIHILCRLSRTITVSRLVEKIKTGSSKWIKTKGPRYQLFSWQNGYGAFSIGVSNSEALKQYIAGQKEHHKHRRFEDELRSLFRKYQIRYDERYVWD comes from the coding sequence ATCAGCCACATCTCGCCTGAAATTGAAACCGAATTATATAAATATGTTGCCGCCATATGCAAATCCCTTGAATGCCCGGCACTGATCATCGGCGGCACGGAAAACCACATTCACATTCTTTGCCGCCTTTCCAGAACCATCACCGTCAGCAGGCTGGTGGAAAAAATCAAAACCGGTTCATCCAAATGGATAAAAACCAAAGGCCCCCGATATCAGTTATTTTCATGGCAAAACGGATACGGTGCATTTTCAATCGGGGTTTCAAATTCTGAGGCATTAAAACAATACATTGCCGGTCAGAAGGAACACCACAAACACAGGCGATTTGAAGATGAATTACGGAGCCTTTTCAGAAAATATCAGATCCGTTATGATGAACGGTATGTCTGGGACTGA
- a CDS encoding NAD(P)-dependent oxidoreductase — MINADPKTTRIGWIGTGVMGRWMCQHLMDKGFQMTVHNRTRERAQSLTDAGAAWADSPEAVAAASDVVFTIVGFPEDVRAVYLGENGILAGAKPGCVVVDMTTTQPSLSQEIYAKAGEKGVHAVDAPVSGGDVGARNAQLSVMVGGDKNVVEAITPLLEIMGKKIVWQGGAGAGQHTKMCNQIVISGTMIGMCESLLYGYKAGLDPDVMLSSISGGAAACWSLDNLAPRILRREFDTGFFVEHFVKDMGIALEEARQMNLALPGLALVHQLYLAVKASGGERLGTQALMLALEQMSNIEFRQK; from the coding sequence ATGATCAATGCAGACCCGAAAACCACCCGGATCGGGTGGATCGGCACCGGCGTGATGGGACGATGGATGTGTCAGCACCTGATGGACAAAGGATTTCAGATGACGGTACACAACCGCACACGGGAGCGGGCACAGTCTCTCACAGATGCGGGCGCGGCCTGGGCTGACTCTCCCGAAGCCGTGGCAGCCGCATCAGATGTGGTCTTCACCATCGTGGGCTTTCCCGAAGATGTCCGGGCCGTCTATCTGGGAGAAAACGGCATTCTCGCAGGCGCAAAGCCGGGGTGCGTTGTGGTGGACATGACCACCACCCAGCCGAGCCTGTCACAGGAAATTTATGCAAAAGCCGGGGAAAAAGGCGTTCATGCCGTGGATGCCCCGGTCTCCGGCGGCGACGTGGGGGCCCGCAACGCTCAGCTCTCCGTCATGGTGGGCGGGGATAAAAATGTGGTCGAAGCCATCACCCCGCTGCTGGAAATCATGGGCAAAAAAATCGTCTGGCAGGGCGGGGCCGGGGCCGGTCAGCACACCAAAATGTGCAACCAGATCGTCATATCAGGCACCATGATCGGCATGTGCGAATCCCTGCTCTACGGCTACAAAGCCGGGCTGGACCCTGATGTCATGCTGTCGAGCATCTCCGGCGGGGCGGCCGCCTGCTGGTCGCTGGACAACCTCGCACCCCGCATCCTGCGGCGGGAGTTCGACACCGGCTTCTTTGTGGAGCATTTTGTCAAGGACATGGGCATCGCCCTGGAGGAGGCACGGCAGATGAACCTTGCCCTGCCCGGTCTGGCGCTGGTCCACCAGCTCTATCTGGCCGTCAAAGCCAGCGGTGGCGAACGTCTGGGCACACAGGCGCTCATGCTCGCCCTGGAGCAGATGAGCAATATAGAATTTCGGCAAAAATAA
- a CDS encoding REP-associated tyrosine transposase, with translation MLTRHPHTPAHLFLDNTPYFITGAIYQKRPLLADAGLKKELSGIMKENFSMAGWRLDHWVILDNHYHVLGHSRKGSDLSKIIGRVHYRSAGLIRAATGCERPVWWNYWDYCPRDEKEYVTRLNYLLNNPVKHGYVHRLHDYPFSSFHEFFDQMGRERLVKQFQDYPEYRSIEIKDDF, from the coding sequence ATGCTTACAAGACACCCCCATACACCGGCGCATCTGTTTCTTGACAATACCCCCTATTTCATCACCGGGGCAATTTATCAGAAGCGCCCTCTGCTGGCTGATGCGGGGTTGAAAAAAGAGTTGTCCGGAATTATGAAAGAAAACTTTTCAATGGCAGGCTGGCGGCTGGATCACTGGGTTATTCTGGACAATCATTATCATGTTCTGGGGCACAGCCGCAAAGGAAGTGATTTATCCAAAATAATCGGCCGGGTTCATTACCGCTCAGCCGGGCTGATCCGGGCAGCCACAGGCTGTGAACGGCCTGTATGGTGGAATTATTGGGATTACTGCCCGCGTGATGAAAAGGAATACGTTACAAGACTGAACTATCTGCTGAACAACCCAGTGAAACACGGTTATGTTCATCGCCTGCATGATTATCCGTTTTCAAGTTTTCATGAATTCTTTGATCAGATGGGAAGGGAAAGACTTGTAAAGCAGTTTCAGGACTATCCTGAATACAGGAGCATAGAGATAAAAGATGATTTCTGA